The following proteins come from a genomic window of Oncorhynchus mykiss isolate Arlee chromosome 19, USDA_OmykA_1.1, whole genome shotgun sequence:
- the LOC118941488 gene encoding uncharacterized protein KIAA0754-like isoform X2 produces the protein MKQALLESSRSTQKKQALLESSRSTQKKQALLESSLSTQKKQALLESSRSTQKKQALLESSRSTQKKQALLESSRSTQKKQALLVSFWENLHNWWLTKKQALLVVPFHPEETGPAGVVPLHPEETSPAGVILLHPEETGPAGVIPLHPEETGPAGVIPFHPEETGPASVVPLHPEETGPDGVVPLHPEETSPAGVGPLHPDETGPAGVVPLHPEETGPAGVVVLHPEETGPAGVIPLHPEETGPAGVVPLHPEETGPAGVIPLHPEETGPAGVIPFHPEETGPAGVVLGELAQLVAD, from the exons ATGAAACAGGCCCTGCTGGAGTCGTCCCGCTCCACCCAGAAGAAACAGGCCCTGCTGGAGTCGTCCCGCTCCACCCAGAAGAAACAGGCCCTGCTGGAGTCATCCCTCTCCACCCAGAAGAAACAGGCCCTGCTGGAGTCGTCCCGCTCCACCCAGAAGAAACAGGCCCTGCTGGAGTCATCCCGCTCCACCCAGAAGAAACAGGCCCTGCTGGAGTCGTCCCGCTCCACCCAGAAGAAACAGGCCCTGCTGGTGtcgttt tgggagaacttgcacaattggtggctgactaagaaACAGGCCCTGCTGGTCGTCCCGTTCCACCCAGAAGAAACAGGCCCTGCTGGAGTCGTCCCGCTCCACCCAGAAGAAACAAGCCCTGCTGGAGTCATCCTTCTCCACCCAGAAGAAACAGGCCCTGCTGGAGTCATCCCGCTCCACCCAGAAGAAACAGGCCCTGCTGGAGTCATCCCGTTCCACCCAGAAGAAACAGGCCCTGCTTCAGTCGTCCCGCTCCACCCAGAAGAAACAGGCCCTGATGGTGTCGTCCCGCTCCACCCAGAAGAAACAAGCCCTGCTGGAGTCGGCCCGCTCCACCCAGATGAAACAGGCCCTGCTGGAGTCGTCCCGCTCCACCCAGAAGAAACAGGCCCTGCTGGAGTCGTCGTGCTCCACCCAGAAGAAACAGGCCCTGCTGGAGTCATCCCTCTCCACCCAGAAGAAACAGGCCCTGCTGGAGTCGTCCCGCTCCACCCAGAAGAAACAGGCCCTGCTGGAGTCATCCCGCTCCACCCAGAAGAAACAGGCCCTGCTGGAGTCATCCCGTTCCACCCAGAAGAAACAGGCCCTGCTGGTGtcgttt tgggagaacttgcacaattggtggctgactaa
- the LOC118941488 gene encoding uncharacterized protein KIAA0754-like isoform X1: protein MKQALLESSRSTQKKQALLESSRSTQKKQALLESSLSTQKKQALLESSRSTQKKQALLESSRSTQKKQALLESSRSTQKKQALLVSFVGDQIHIFHHNLQINSLEILQCDFLDFFSHFVCHSRSVPMMKVTGLSHLFKWENLHNWWLTKKQALLVVPFHPEETGPAGVVPLHPEETSPAGVILLHPEETGPAGVIPLHPEETGPAGVIPFHPEETGPASVVPLHPEETGPDGVVPLHPEETSPAGVGPLHPDETGPAGVVPLHPEETGPAGVVVLHPEETGPAGVIPLHPEETGPAGVVPLHPEETGPAGVIPLHPEETGPAGVIPFHPEETGPAGVVLGELAQLVAD, encoded by the exons ATGAAACAGGCCCTGCTGGAGTCGTCCCGCTCCACCCAGAAGAAACAGGCCCTGCTGGAGTCGTCCCGCTCCACCCAGAAGAAACAGGCCCTGCTGGAGTCATCCCTCTCCACCCAGAAGAAACAGGCCCTGCTGGAGTCGTCCCGCTCCACCCAGAAGAAACAGGCCCTGCTGGAGTCATCCCGCTCCACCCAGAAGAAACAGGCCCTGCTGGAGTCGTCCCGCTCCACCCAGAAGAAACAGGCCCTGCTGGTGtcgtttgtaggtgaccaaatacatattttccaccataatttgcaaataaattcattagaaatcctacagtgtgattttctggattttttttctcattttgtctgtcatagtagaagtgtacctatgatgaaagttacaggcctctctcatctttttaagtgggagaacttgcacaattggtggctgactaagaaACAGGCCCTGCTGGTCGTCCCGTTCCACCCAGAAGAAACAGGCCCTGCTGGAGTCGTCCCGCTCCACCCAGAAGAAACAAGCCCTGCTGGAGTCATCCTTCTCCACCCAGAAGAAACAGGCCCTGCTGGAGTCATCCCGCTCCACCCAGAAGAAACAGGCCCTGCTGGAGTCATCCCGTTCCACCCAGAAGAAACAGGCCCTGCTTCAGTCGTCCCGCTCCACCCAGAAGAAACAGGCCCTGATGGTGTCGTCCCGCTCCACCCAGAAGAAACAAGCCCTGCTGGAGTCGGCCCGCTCCACCCAGATGAAACAGGCCCTGCTGGAGTCGTCCCGCTCCACCCAGAAGAAACAGGCCCTGCTGGAGTCGTCGTGCTCCACCCAGAAGAAACAGGCCCTGCTGGAGTCATCCCTCTCCACCCAGAAGAAACAGGCCCTGCTGGAGTCGTCCCGCTCCACCCAGAAGAAACAGGCCCTGCTGGAGTCATCCCGCTCCACCCAGAAGAAACAGGCCCTGCTGGAGTCATCCCGTTCCACCCAGAAGAAACAGGCCCTGCTGGTGtcgttt tgggagaacttgcacaattggtggctgactaa